Genomic window (Capsicum annuum cultivar UCD-10X-F1 chromosome 10, UCD10Xv1.1, whole genome shotgun sequence):
AATAGCTTTTGCATGCATGCTTTCGTTGCTTTTATAATGAAACTGAaatcatataaatggagtattaaagacaaaaaatatttacTGCATCACTGTTGGTATTTttggaattcaaataaattttgttcaaaaagatagatctcatcgatcgatcattttccaaatccaaatccgaattcaaattcaaatccaaatccaaattcaaatccgaACCGAGCGATGACGACGACGGCttgaggcatctcttatttatTGCCTCACTTACcttgtggagtaagtgttcatcattataaacattccaaagttcccttctcccaccaatgtgggaaaaTTAGTGAATTTTCTAATTTTGGGAGTACATTttccaaattggtgtctcctcttctccaccattttttctccattttccattcacacttctatgaacACAACACATATGCATCTACATTTATAGGCTAGTGAATGGACTAACTAACTAGCCGTTAGTACTTGTGTAACCAACTGAAAACAGTTATAACAGAAAAGTAACTAGCCTATTATTGCTTCTTCTTGGTTCTGCTTCACTTTCCTCTTCATACTTCAACACTTCCCCTCAAGCTAGGAAGGCATGAACATGTCACAAATTCCTAGCTTGTCATTAAGATGAACTTGTTGTGCTCTTGTCAGCCCCTTAGTTAGCATGTCTATGTAATGAGTTCTAATCATCCCTTGAACAATATTTTCCCTGATAAAGAAGCAGTCAATGTCAATATGCTTTGTTATCTCATGGTATATTAGATTTGCTGCTATTTGCAGAGCAGATTTACTATCACTGAAAAAATCCACCGGTAGAACTACTTCATTCCCAGCTTCCTTCATCAAGCCTAGGATCCATACCAACTCTATTGTTACTACAGCAAGACTTCTAAACTCTGCTTCAGCTGAACTCTTAGAAACAGTAGTTTACTTCTTTGATTTCCAGGAAACTATTGATTCTTCAACCTTCACAAAGTAACCTGTTATAGACCTTCTAGTATGAGGGCATGAAACCCAGTCTGCATCACAGTAGGCACTTACTCTGTCATCTGCATTACTAGACAATAGAACACCTTGACCTAGTTGGTTTTTAACATTCTTCACAACTCTAAGTGCTGCTTCCATGTGAGACTTCTTAGGATCCTAAAGGAACTGACTTAATGTTTGAACACAGAAGGCTATGTCTGGCCTTGTCATAGTTAGGTACAATAGCTTACTAATTAGTTTCTGATAAACAACTTGATCTGCTGTCTGCTTGACATGTTCATCAAACTATTTGGATGCCAGTTTGATGTTGTAGTCTATAGGAGTAGCTGCAGGTTTGGCTTCTGTTAATCCTAAACTCATATAGTAGTTTCAAGGCATACTTCCTTTGTTTCATCAATATCCATTTGTCAGACCTTGCAAATTCTATTCTAAGAAAAAATCTCAACTCATTTAGATCTTTCATATTGAAGTTCTGATGTAGGAATGCCTTGGTTTCTTCTATTAGCTTTAAGCTATCTCCAGTGATCAGCATGTCATGAACATATCCTAGCCctagagctgtcaatacgggtCGGCCTAACCCATCTGGGCTAGCACacacgggctttgagtttgacgggcCAGGCCTGATGGGCCAAAAAACACCAAGCCCACACCATTACTCTGTGGGCTGCGGGGCTCACGGGccagcccactttttaaaaaataatactttataatataattttagaatgttaataaacataaatattaccagacaatattacatagtggtaatacttgttaatcaagtctccaacaccccaaaaatactcctaatagagaaattaaataacttttgacatgatgtcctttgaaccaaataaaattactaataagcaatctaaataaTTGCATATATTTGACTTACGGGCTGGCCCACGGGCTAACCCAGCCCATATTACTCAAGCCCTACGGGCCACAGGTTTATCCGGGCTGGGCTAAAAAACCCTGTTCTTAAATGGGCTGCAAAAACTGAAGtccaactccatcaaattacaTGCCGGATTGGATTGGCCCAACGGGCCTGACCCATATTGATGGCTCTAACTAGCCCCAATGTGACTCCTTCTGATGTCTTCCTCATGTATAATGATGGATCAAATTGACTCTGAGTGAATTGAGACTTATAGTTTTGTATTCCACTCCtgtggtgcttgctttagtccatataggGATTTGAGTAGTCTGCATACTACATTCTCCCCTTGACTAGCAAATCCCTGAGGTTGGTCCATGCACACTTCATTTAGCTCACCGTTTAAGAATGCATTATAAACATCCACTAGTATTTGTACCCGCGTGATACGTATAGCAAACTATAATTTCACCTTTCTTGATACATAAGAttgaatttatataaataattttctaattGTGTAATGGTCTCTTCCATCTTTACATCTTTTACCTTATTCTTTGTCATGACTTTTATTTGTCATCTAACTTTTTTCAAAGAAATTtcttttttagtctttaattaattatctcacttttttttaaaagaaaaacatatttaatctttaattaatCAGACAATTTTTAGTCTTTATACACcgggtgcgtgtaagtttttacccaatttttaaatttctccTTCTTACATTTAATTTTTGTCCTTAGAACAATATTTTCGCGCACTACCTAATCCACCTATTACTAAATAAACCAAATGTTATAAGCTGCGGAGTAAGATGCATTAGCCCATGACGATAGATGATATTATATATTCATTAAACaaataaatttactaaatcataaaagaaaaatgaatggtGACAGCATGAAAAATTTAACAGCAGTAATGTTCAAATGATTTCTTGATACTATTATATTGTATTAGTGGATTtcataataactaaaaattttcGGTGGCACGTTTTTAACATTTCTTTTGATTCCGACATTCGGTATTCATATTCAAAATCGATTAAATCTGAATTCGTACTGAAAAGTTACCCGTGTGAGTAAAACATTTTAATAAACGTAAGGACATGaccaacaattcaataataaagAACATTCAAGCATTGTTGAAAAAATGTTGcatatttaaatatattgatTTCAGTTTCAACTTTCAATAAGAAcaatagaggctttgtagacagcGTTGGATTGTCACTTTGTGGATTTGTATTCTTGAATTACAAACCTgatctttttctttattgatttccTTTTTATTCTATTGGTTAGCTTCCGCAAATTTCTTATTAATACTGTGCTCATGAGGTAAGGCTAGGGGGTCATCTCAGGCCTAggttggtttgggatgtccgtcatggtcAGGGCCCCGATTCAAGTCGTGACAACGCATTTCGTACTAAAACGAATGCAATTAGTTGGTGTTTTCcgcattttttccatttttttgtacaacaacaacataccataTTCACACCAAGTGGAGTTTGGAAAAGGTAGAGTCTACTCGGTTTATATCTCTATctcagaggtgaggtagagaggttggtTCCGatagaaccctaactcaagaaaaAAACAGTTGTAATAGGAGTACAAGAAACTAGAGATATCAGAtagtaacaaaacaaaaatagtaaCAGAAcaaaactaccacaaaataataatacCACTGATCTATCTGAAACAACATACATCGACAaaactccaagaacaagaaactacaagcgTAGCAGTACGACTACTAGTACAGACAAGAAGACAAAGCACTCCTGCCTAACAGTGTGGATGACTCAATCCTACCCACTAACCTTCTATcttaattcgcgtcctccacacctttctgtCCAGGGTCGTATCTTCGATAAGCTGGCGCCATCAAATCACCGCTCctaaattttttccatttttttgtgATAGCTATATTGTATTTCAACTgagaaagtaaaataaatatatctagTCAAATAAATACACTGAACTGTGAGATGTGGGCAAATGGTGTGTGTGTGTACATAAATTCTTGAATATGCATGCATTTTCGTCAAGTTGATTGATGGATCTTTCATTAGATGTATTGCTTATGGAATTTTCTCAGTAATGTTTAATCATATAAAGAAATTGATCCAACAAAATTGAACTCACTTGTTTGTCCTTTCAATAAACAGAAGAACAAAAATTTACAGATTATTATAAGCTCTGAATAGACTAGTGTAAACTAGCTACTTCCTAATCATTTTGGAAatcttatgaaaaatatatacttGAACACGAATGTGTAAGGAATACATAATAGCTTGAgacatttcaaaatatattttcggACAAATCGTACAACTCAGATTGCGAACTGAAGTCTGTACTTCGTTGAGCCATTGGACAAGTGACGATCTGCTGAGGAAGTTGATAATCATATCCAGATTCATCAATGCAGATAGGCGGCAACTGAGGCTGTGTTCCAATATCGTTCAGCAGATCAGCCAATGTTGATGAAAAATCAGACCCTGTATAATTATAACAATCAACATTATAGTCTTGAAAATTTGTTGCCCCTTTCTCCGAATAACTTGTAACACTGTCATTATGATACTGAGCTGAAGACACTATCTCATCGAGAGTCTGCACCTGATTGATCAATTGTTCGCTACTTTGATCTTGTTGTAACTCATGAAACACATTATTATGTTCAGATGATGTGAATGGATTTAAAAGACCCGAATCATGTTGTTAAGTTGTCAGAAGCGTGGCATCCATGGCAGCAACAACCTCATCTCCACTGGTAATTTCCATAGGCGTATAATCTCCCAATTCCTTATGATCACGAGCATGTACATTAGTGCCAATAGGCAACTGGGGCTGTGTTCCAATATCGTTCTGCAGATCAGCCAATGTTGATGAAAAGGTAGCCCCTGTATAGTCTTGAAAATTTGTTGCCCCTTCCTCCGAATAACTTGTAACATCGTCATTATGATACTGAGCAAGAGGCACTGTCTCTTCAATATTGTTCTCTTGGACGACGTTCACCTGTTCAATGTTTTGGTATTGTTGCAACTGAAATGCGTTGTGTTCAGATGATGTGAATGGATAAACCGGACATGAATCCTGGAAATTTGATGTCCCTTGCTCGATATAACTTTCAACATAGCCATTATGATTTCGAGCTGAAGACACCAGCTCATCGATAGTCTGCACCTGATTGATCAATTGCTCACTATTTTGATCTTGCTGCAACTCATGAAACACATTATTGTGTTCAGATGATGTGAATCCATTTAAAAGACACGAATCGTGTTGTTGAGTTGTCGGAGGCATGGTATCCATGGCAGCAACAAACTCGTCTCCACTGGTAATTCCCATAGGCATACAATCTCCCAATTCCTTATGATCACGAGCACGTACATTAATCCTACGCTTAACGCAACTCAAAACAACGTCCTCATATTTAATTAAGCATCGTCGCCTTAACGCCTTTAGGATCTTCTCATCAAGACTGTACTCTCTCATAGTCCAAACAACATCATCAGCTTGATAACCTTTGTattgatatctataatttttcTTCGATCCAACTATCTTTGGTCCATCATAAACTGATTTTTCGCGGTCGAGCCCCTTCCACAATGTTATCATAAATTGGAGTTCAAGTTATTTGAAGTTAGTGGAAGTCCAAATCAGTTGGTTTTAAAAGTTAGTTAGAAACAGTGCAGCTACAGTAGTCTATTTCCAGAAGTTAGTTAGGAGTGATAAGTTGAGTCGGTTATCAAATAACTGTTTCATTAGATAGCTTTGATCATTTCAGTTACATCATTGTCTATAAATACTCATTGTAATCATCGTTTACAACATATATGAAAATTGCAACTCTTCCTCCTAAAATTCTATTTTCTCTGtttcttctcatcttctaatTTCTCTTGATTGTATCCTCGAATCTCCATTCCTGGACAATCTTTCGATCCTCGAATCTTTGAGATTCATGAAATCGAGTAATATTGATATCAAAGCTAGTCTTCCTTGGCATTAATGGTGAAAGGTTTAAGAATAACGGGTGATTTAATAACTGAAGCTGCTGCAGCAGACATGGGAGATCTACATGAGATGATGCAAAATTTGGCTACAGAGGTGGGTAATTTGGCGGGAAAGGTCTCATCATTGGAGAGGTTAGATAGTGTTGTTATGGAGTTGAGGAAACAACTGGTACGGAAAGGTCAGAGGAACAATGTTCCTTTAGGGCATGAAGAAAATCATGACCAGGAGGGGGAaatggaaatagagaaaggagCCCTAACTATGGTACTACTTCTCAATTTCCCAATTCTTCTAATTTTCAGCATTCTCATTTCAATAGATGGTCGATAATGGAGTTTTTAAAGTTTTCCGAGGATGATCTTCGATCTTGGTTATTCAAGATTGAGCAATTCTTCTCTATGAGAATATTGCACCTGAGGATAAGGTAACCATAGCATCTATGCAGTTGGAAGGGGAAGCTATCCAGTGGCATGTTTCTTTTGTGAGATACAGACAGTATGTGCAGGCTATCAGTTGGAAGAAATATGTAGGAGCTTTCGTAGAGAGGTTTGGGATTGACTTTGATGATCCCATGGAGGAAATTAAGAAGATTAAGCAGACAGGAAGTGTAAGAGAATATCAAGAAGCTTTTGAAAGAAGTTTAACTAGGGTGAACTTATCAGAGGAGAATGTTATCAGTTGCTATATTGGAGGCTTGAAAATTGAACTCAACATTGCTGTCAAGATTACAAAACCTTCCTCCCTTTCTCAGGCTTACAAGAGTGCAAGAATGCAAGAGGTATATTTTTTTGCTACGAGACAACATTCCAGTAATTCTTTTCAAGTCAATGCAAGAAAGTTTGCAAATCAAAAGTACTCTAATAGTAAGGGCATTCTACCTATCCTAGTAGCATTACTTTTGGATTCTTCAAAAGGGTGAACAAGAAAACTCTAAGTATTGAGGAGATGAATGATAAGAGAGCAAGGGGGTTGTGTTATTTCTACAATGACAAATACATGCCTGTTCATAAATGCAATAATTCAAGATAGTTGTACTTGTTGGAGGTAGATGAATATGAAGATTTAGATGAGTCACAGATTGAACAAGATGGTGAAGTCCAAGAAGAACAAGGTAATCAGTTGGAGTTGGGACAGCCTGTAGAACATATAGAAATTTCCATGCATGCCTTGAATGGTTCATTGGGATTTAGGACCCTGAAGGTGACTGGTTATCATTCCAAAATGGAGTTGCATATCCTAATTGACACTGGAAGCTCACATAATTTATTGACCCTGACTTGGTTAGTAAATTAGGTTGTGAAGTGAAACCTATTAAACCAGAAGTGGTGGCTGCTGCTAATGGTAGCATGCAAGTAGATAAGATGACAACCATTACTTGGTTGCTGTAAGGAGTtgaattttgtattgattttcttttacttcCTCTTGGTTATTATGGAGTGGTGCTGGGAGTTCAGTGGTTACTTACTTTGGGTGATATCAAACTGAATTTTAGAAAATTAACCATGGAATTCTGGTATAAAGGGAAGAAATATTTACTCAGAGGTGCCGGCGATCAAGTATTGACTTCGGGTGTAGGGAAATTAACAAAACACTCAGGCAACCAATCTCAACTGTGTATGATTCAGGTGGTTCCACAAGGTAGGGAAGAAAGCATGTGGCATCCCTCAGAAGTTGACAAGAATAAAGAAGATGATCCTGCATTGCTTAAGGTATTATCTGAATTTTTTGCATTGTTTGAAGAATCTATAGGTCTACCACCTTCTATAGGTATATATGACCATAGAATCGTATTGCAACCTGGGATTGAACCTATCAATAAGAGACCTTATAGATACCCCTCTGTTAAGAAGGACATTATTGAAGGCATANNNNNNNNNNNNNNNNNNNNNNNNNNNNNNNNNNNNNNNNNNNNNNNNNNNNNNNNNNNNNNNNNNNNNNNNNNNNNNNNNNNNNNNNNNNNNNNNNNNNactttcaccttcattctcttaaagtgcaaagctcacgtccaatggagcCTTGACAATCCCAAAtcccaaatacttgaacttgtcattATGAAACACATTATTATGTTCAGATGATGTGAATGGATTTAAAAGACACGAATCATGTTGTTGAGTTGTCAGAAGCGTGCCATCCATGGCAGCAACAACCTCGTCTCCACTGGGAATTTCCATAGGCGTATAATCTCCCAATTCTTTATGATCACGAGCATGAACATTAACACCAATAGGCAAATGGGGCTGTGTTCCACTATCTTTCAGCAGATCAGCCAGTGTCGATGAAAAATCAGCCCCTGTATAACAATCAACATTATAGTCTTGAAAATTTGTTGCTCCTTCCACCGAATAACTTGTAACATCGTCATTATGATACTGAGCAAAAGGCACTATCTCTTCAATATTGTTTCCTTGGACGACATTTACTTGTTCACTATTTTGATCTTGTTGCAACTCTTGAAACGCATTATTATGTTCAGATAACGTGGATGGATAAATCGGACATGAATCGTGGAAATTTGCTGTCCCTTGCTCGATATAACTTGCAACATAGCCATTATGATTTCGAGCAAAAGGTGCCATGTCTTCAATATTCGGCACCTGATTGATCAATTGCTCACTATTTTGATCTTGCTGCAACTCATGAAACACATTATTATGTTCATCAGATGATGTGAATCGATTTAATAGACACGAATCGTATTGTTGAGTTGTCTGAAGCGTGGCATCCATGGCAGCAGCAACAACCTCGTCTCCACTGGTAATTTCCATAGGCATACAATCTCCCAATTCCTTATGATCTCGAGCATGCACATTAATCTTACGCTTAACGCAACACAAAACAACGTCCTCATAATGCATTAAACCCCGTCGCCTTAACGCCTTTAGGATCTTCTCATCGAGACTGTATTCTCTCATAGTCCAAACAACATCATCAGCTTGATAACCTTTGTATTGATATCTATAATTCTTCTTCGATCCAACTAACTTTAATCCATCATAAACTGGTTTTTCGCCGTCGAGCCCCTTCCACGATCCTCCTCCAATCACGGTCCGGATAAACCTCCTACCATccgatttcttcttcttcaacttagTAAAGAAATATTTAACGTTTTTAGCATCTCCATCCCCTCCTGTCGAATTGCTTTCGAATATATCCCATGGCTTCTTATTCCCATAAAGATCTTCGAATTGAATATTATGACACGAGTAATTCTTGCATGAAACGAATTTGAGTAGATAACGAATAAGCTCTTCATCCCTAGGATGAAACCTAATTCCCATTGCCATAACTGATGGATTTGTTGAGTTGTGgcttatttcattcatattcataAGTTTTTTaatggaagaaaagaaaatattgtgtgtgtatatgttaACTTGTTTAGGGTTCAATGCTACTTAATTATATATAAGTAGGGTTGTAATAGTAGTTAGTTAAATGGGCGGGAAGTAACTAAAAAACGGAAATAATTGTTCAACAAGTATTGGGAAGTTCGTTAAAGGGCTGGAAGTAACTAAAAATGGAAATAATTGTTCAACAAGCATTGGGAAATTCTTAATATTCACGTGAGTTCTAGAAGTAGTAATTAGTAAATAAATGCCCTTATAGTTTTAGTTATTTGTATTTGCAACATGgcctatctataatctataatctataatctatatctatgactatgtctataatctatatttataatacatTAAAAGTGGGAAAGTACTTACAATTACACTTTTTGCGCTTGATTAAAAGCCTcctctttagataaaattattttttttatcttttttacttaaattattaaaattgttaTTAATAATTGACACTCCCTACGGACGACAAAAATTTGCTCAACGGGTTTTTGTGCGGGGGCTAATGGGGCTAAAAGTTCAAGACGGCCCTTATCGTGCTTATTCTTGCAAATCATCCATTGGTGGGTAGGAAAAGGGCTGACTATCCAGCCCATGATATATTGTTTTAATTGGCCCAACAACTTACAAGTCCAAGCAATATTTACATAATTAGAGTGCTCTTTAATTTTTGCTCACCAGTGGAATTAGGAGCGTTGGCTAATTAAGTAATTAATGGAAAGACTAATTATTTTTggaacataatataaatatataaacaataGAAAAGATAGTTTACTCATATGGTTATAAAACTACAACTTAGGATAATGTTAATACATATGCTACTAGTTGGTGAttttccccaaaaaaaaaaaaaaaaatcattttttgtgatggttaaattttctttctattgaaaaaataaataaataaagggcAGTTCAATGCAATAAAGTTTCTATTATGATAAGGTTTGAAAAAAGACCGAATTACAAGAGTTTTTTGTACGTAACCTTATCCCACATTTCTGATAACTAAGTTTTCATTTCCATATATtgtaacaaaaattaaattaatcaaaacacacaaatttattttgattaaaaatagaaaaaatgtgaAAGCAACCCAAACTCCCATTTTATTTAAGCACTGTTTGAccataaaaatagtattaatttttaaaaattggagttggagttgaaattaaaGTTGGAGTTGACGTTGTATTGGTCATGAATATTAATTAaagttatttctgaaattttatgggagaaataaaagtaaaaataagtttttcaaaaacaatttttATTATATGATCAAATGCtgctagttttatttttttcaaagtaaaataaatttttagaaaaaataaaaaactgtcATGGCCAAACCCCTATTTATTTGTGGGAGGTGACAATATAAGGAATCATCTAGTTCCCATCttaaactaatttatttataaaaagattttaaaaagtgAACATTAAAGTGGGACTTTAATTATTGGCCACACACATGGCAACAATTGGTAATTTTAGTGGCTTCCCTCATAAATAGGCTTTTATGTTAATGTTTTGTCAGATTAGTTAAAAGGTTTTGGATTTAGTGGACCATCACATAAGCACACACTTTAACTTACTATATTTATGTAAatcttataaagtaattataaaaatctcaactaattatatattttcgttaGATGTATCAAAAGTTAATTATACATCTCGACAGATCGACCCAACAGCCCCACACTCACCCGCTCCTTAGTTAGTCGGGGGCCTCTGATCGATTTTCGGCGCAAAACTCCATCGGGTCCCAGCCCAAATCCctgaatcgtgggctatagcatactgatttggtccgaaaatgattcattcgcatcgtttcgcccgtttgacgaTCCAAATGACCCCGCCGACCCAACTAGCCCACACTTACCTGTTCCTCTGCCAGTCGGGGGGCCTCTAGTTGATTTTCAGCCGAAAGCTTCGTCGTGCCCCGGGTCCACCTCCGAAACCGTGGGCTGTGGCACATCGAATTGACTCGAAAATGgtccgttcacgccgtttcgtcCGTCTatttatgtatctttacaaaggaaaagaacgtatcttcattgaatgtatcaagaactaattatatatctcgacaaaCTCAAAAGTgagattttctataattaaactccaaatttttttaaatctGTGTTGTTTGCcctaattataattaattaagctATTTCTCCGTAATTTTACAATTTGATATTGTTACGTGctgttatgatattaattttcgTATTAGAATTCGTTTCGATATAGTATCACTTTGGCAGCTCGTACTAGTTAAttaaaatagtattttacttCTAGATGTCCGATTAACTAAATGTGATTATTTATCACGTTGAGCCTATTGCTGTTAATGTAcgtttattttagtaatttcagtATCTAATCTTGATCGTGTTATTGCGATATCGTATTAATATTAGAATTAGTTTTGATAtatcatacaaaaaaaatattttactcttaGTTGATTAAGAACCTGTTTGGGTAGGATTAAAATCTGATCAAATCAGTTTTGAAtctcttttttagctttttaacatgtttggtaaaattaaaaagtgcttacaaaaatttaaaaactgattaaaaaaatcaaaaggtgAGAAGCTGAGTATCCCCGgctttttgctttttagattaaaattcttttaggtttgaccaaaatatttacctttttatactttatattttcCTCCAGTTTCAATAATATCCTAAACttatagtagttttttttttccttttcatttttttctttgttttcatcgaATTCATCATTGGtttgttcaaaaaaattattttagaattaaaaaataaataattcactttatttatggtgttaacaactttaaggacatttaagttattttaacaacaaaaaattgtttaacatcacttgtttaccaaatatatcaataacttttttttcagtttcagcacttctatccaaacacttatttGATTTATCCGGTTGCACTTATTATCGTTCTtgctttttctctattttttgctAGGTTTTAAAGTGTTTGGTTGTGTATAGGTTCTATGACGCTTTATgacatttttttatttggtatatttgaatatattaaagAGTGATAATTATATTTGAATAAAACCGACATGAGTTGTGATGCAGCGGATGAGGCTGCTCCATCCTTAATAAAAaatcgagggttcgaccctgggtatggagaaaactctgttgagaGCGCTaccccccgaatggggccctaccctgcgcgaatccggattagtcgggctccaatgtgGGTATCGGACACCggatggaaaacaaaaaaaaatatatttgaataaagATCGATTAATATTAGTGATCAAGTAAGAGTTTCAATTATCATTTCATCATGCACAACTTAGGATAAGATAGTTATGATTTTGGTTTAGAGGTCTTGCGTTGAGCTTTGCAAATGAAGAATTTTTTCGTAAGATCTTGCTGAGTTTATCAAGTGTAAATTCGAATTAGTCGTGTCAGTAATTAAcggaaaaataaaaatgttaagaGTTGTAACTGAAAAGTTTTTATTAGTGGAAACAATATTTTATGTTGTCATCATTACATGTTATTGGACGTTACGGTCTTTGAATAGGCTCTCGATCAACTTAAAATGTCtgaatatttgaaaattaaagagTGGTAACAACGTTTTAATTATCATTTCATCATGTACCAGTAAAGTTGCGATAAGATAGTTATGATTTTGGTCTGAAGGTCTTgagttttaaaaatgaaatttttttcgtAAGACACTTAGTGAGTTTATCAGATGTGAATTCGAAttaatcaattcaaaattttgtttTATACAGAAAACGTTAGAATTATAACTGAAAGATTTTCACCAGTGAAAACAATACCTTGTGCCTATGTGTTATATGTGGAATGTTACAGTCTTTGACAGACTCCAAAGTTAAATTAATATAAGACAAGAATTAAAGATAAAAACTAAtctattaaaaaaacaaataaaaaaaatatttgaattaactAAAGATTGAATATCTTCGTTCTTTACGTTACAATCAATGCCCATGATAAAAttactttacaaaaaaaatagtgCACAACCTCACGAATGGATtaaaaaattttggaaaaaattgaCAAACAAAAACTATtgataaaaacatatttaaattaGTATTTGCCTATGTGAATTTTAACAATTAAGTACATTCGGATATTATAACAACATTATAAAGTCGTgagattataatattttttaaaagtatattttATGATAAGGAAgattgaaaatgaaaaagaaaataaaaaaaaatgaattcacGTTCAGTAATTTGGTTGATAACTATCTAaatttttatattgttggtgAAAGTTTGATTCCA
Coding sequences:
- the LOC107844702 gene encoding NAC domain-containing protein 2-like, with translation MAMGIRFHPRDEELIRYLLKFVSCKNYSCHNIQFEDLYGNKKPWDIFESNSTGGDGDAKNVKYFFTKLKKKKSDGRRFIRTVIGGGSWKGLDGEKPVYDGLKLVGSKKNYRYQYKGYQADDVVWTMREYSLDEKILKALRRRGLMHYEDVVLCCVKRKINVHARDHKELGDCMPMEITSGDEVVAAAMDATLQTTQQYDSCLLNRFTSSDEHNNVFHELQQDQNSEQLINQVPNIEDMAPFARNHNGYVASYIEQGTANFHDSCPIYPSTLSEHNNAFQELQQDQNSEQVNVVQGNNIEEIVPFAQYHNDDVTSYSVEGATNFQDYNVDCYTGADFSSTLADLLKDSGTQPHLPIGVNVHARDHKELGDYTPMEIPSGDEVVAAMDGTLLTTQQHDSCLLNPFTSSEHNNVFHNDKFKYLGFGIVKAPLDVSFAL